A portion of the Juglans microcarpa x Juglans regia isolate MS1-56 chromosome 1D, Jm3101_v1.0, whole genome shotgun sequence genome contains these proteins:
- the LOC121246130 gene encoding uncharacterized protein LOC121246130, with product MTMDTQVVAPIPEDAIETGEAEKELEVVRPELKKPVIVDAETGNKYHTEIHEMFKQVKINIPLLDAIQQVPSYAKFLKDLCTVKRKLNVKKKAFLTEQVSVLILSETPQKFGDPGSPNISIMIGESRIGRVLLDLGSSVNLLPFSVYEQLGLGELKKTSIMLRLADRSIKELRGIVEDVLVQEDKFYYPVDFVVLDMQQPASTIYQAPVILGRPFLATSNALINCRSGVLKLTFGNMALELNVFNACKMPTHFDDTSDLNAVESLTPTEFICSTFPFSDNDSSFQSHKFLLDEKTDHVDGNVFEFLDCFADSSLPLSTICRRKMETPV from the exons ATGACTATGGACACACAGGTAGTTGCTCCTATACCTGAAGATGCAATAGAGACTggtgaagctgaaaaagaactAGAGGTAGTGAGACCAGAGCTGAAGAAGCCTGTGATTGTAGATGCTGAAACTGGG aataaataccacACTGAGATTCATGAGATGTTtaagcaagtaaagattaatattccactcttggatgccatacaacaagttccttcgtatgcaaaatttttgaaggacttgtgtacagtgaagaggaagttgaatgtaaagaagaaagctttccTAACGGAGCAAGTCAGTGTATTGATATTGAGCGAGACTCCTCAGAAGTTTGGAGATCCTGGCTCCCCCAACATTTCAATTATGATCGGTGAGTCACGCATTGGGAGAGTTTTACTTGATTTggggagtagtgtgaacttgctaccATTCTCAGTGTATGAGCAGTTGGGATTGGGTGAGTTAAAAAAGACCTCTATCATGCTACGATTGGCTGACAGATCAATTAAGGAGCTGAGGGGTATTGTAGAGGATGTGCTAGTCCAGGaggacaaattttactacccagtggattttgtagttcttgatatgcagcaGCCAGCCTCCACTATTTACCAAGCTCCTGTCATTCTTGGAAGACCATTTCTAGCTACATCAAATGCTTTGATTAATTGCAGAAGTGGAGTTCTGAAGCTTACTTTTGGGAACATGGCACTTGAATTGAACGTTTTCAATGCTTGCAAGATGCCAACGCATTTTGATGACACAAGTGATTTGAATGCTGTGGAGAGTTTGACACCAACAGAATTTATTTGctcaacttttcctttctctgatAATGATTCCAGTTTTCAGtcacataaatttttacttgatgaaaaaactGACCATGTTGATGgaaatgtttttgaatttttggactGTTTTGCAGATTCTTCCTTACCACTTAGTACAATTTGCAGGCGCAAGATGGAAACCCCAGTTTGA